A portion of the Punica granatum isolate Tunisia-2019 chromosome 7, ASM765513v2, whole genome shotgun sequence genome contains these proteins:
- the LOC116214094 gene encoding heat shock 70 kDa protein 16 isoform X2, with product MSVVGFDIGNENCVVAAVKQRGIDVLLNDESKRETAAIVCFGEKQRFLGSAGAASAMMNPKSTISQLKRLIGRRFADPDVQRDLRMLPIETCEGSDGGVLVRIKYAGGTHTFTAVQIMAMLFAHLREVTEKNLEMPVSDCVIGVPSYFTDSQRVAYLNAASIAGLKPLRLIHDCTATALSYGIYKTDFSNRGPTYVAFVDIGHCDTQVCIASFESGQMKILSHCFDCNLGGRDFDEVLFTHFAAQFKQQYHIDVYSNAKASMRLRAACEKLKKVLSANAEAPLNIECLMDEKDVKGNIKREEFEKLASGLLERIAIPCKKAVADSRLSLERIHSVELVGSGSRIPAITRMLASLFEREPRRTLNASECVARGCALQCAMLSPVFRVREYEVQDSIPFSIGFSTNDSVISAGSNAVLFPRGQPFPIVKFLTLQRSSLFYLEAFYANADELPSGTSAKIGSFMIGPFKGSHGEKTKVKVRVQLNLHGIVGVDSAMLAEDNAHTSVAGEDTCQNAERVYSDTTSANDQHGLENGTSTSHASDHGTRRERAMRKLEVPVNEKRDGGISEADLAEFKEKEAQLAEQDRIIEQTKERKNALESYVYETRNKLLNTYRSFASNSEREGISRSLQQTEDWLYDEGDDETENAYNSKLKDLKKLVDPIENRFKDEEARAQATRDLLNCIVEYRMSANSLPPEHRDLIINECDRAEQWLRERSQQQDSLPKNMDPVLWSSDIKSVAEDLNSKCRLIWNSKTPSTLEDGRDSDPNSSRL from the exons TGGGTTTGATATAGGGAACGAAAATTGTGTCGTTGCCGCCGTTAAGCAGAGGGGCATCGATGTCTTATTGAACGATGAGTCCAAACGTGAAACTGCGGCAATTGTCTGTTTCGGGGAGAAACAGCGGTTTCTGGGCTCGGCTGGTGCGGCTTCTGCTATGATGAACCCCAAATCGACAATTTCTCAGCTGAAGAGACTGATAGGGCGCAGATTTGCGGACCCAGATGTTCAGAGAGACCTCAGAATGCTTCCCATTGAAACCTGCGAGGGATCAGATGGTGGAGTTTTGGTTAGAATAAAATACGCAGGGGGGACCCACACATTCACCGCAGTGCAGATTATGGCAATGTTGTTCGCCCATTTGAGGGAAGTCACAGAGAAGAATTTGGAAATGCCTGTTTCTGATTGCGTCATTGGGGTACCCTCTTACTTCACGGACTCGCAGAGGGTAGCTTATCTGAATGCCGCATCAATTGCTGGTCTTAAGCCCTTGAGATTGATTCATGATTGTACTGCGACTGCCCTCAGTTATGGAATCTATAAGACTGATTTCTCCAACAGGGGCCCCACATATGTTGCATTTGTGGACATTGGCCACTGCGATACTCAAGTGTGTATTGCTTCATTTGAGTCGGGGCAGATGAAAATCCTCTCTCATTGCTTTGACTGTAACTTAGGGGGAAGGGACTTTGACGAGGTTTTATTCACACATTTTGCTGCGCAATTCAAACAGCAGTATCATATAGATGTCTACTCTAACGCGAAGGCTTCAATGAGGCTAAGGGCAGCCTGCGAGAAGCTGAAAAAGGTTCTAAGTGCAAATGCTGAGGCGCCTCTAAACATCGAATGTTTAATGGATGAGAAGGACGTCAAGGGGAATATTAAGAGGGAGGAGTTCGAGAAGCTCGCATCGGGGTTGCTGGAGAGGATTGCAATTCCCTGTAAGAAGGCTGTAGCTGATTCGAGGTTATCTTTGGAGAGGATCCATTCAGTTGAGCTCGTAGGATCAGGATCAAGAATTCCAGCTATTACTAGAATGTTGGCCTCTCTCTTTGAAAGAGAACCACGCAGAACTTTGAATGCAAGCGAGTGTGTGGCTCGTGGATGTGCCCTTCAATGCGCGATGCTTAGCCCTGTTTTCCGGGTCAGAGAGTATGAG GTGCAGGATTCAATCCCTTTTTCTATCGGGTTCTCCACGAACGACAGTGTGATTTCTGCCGGATCAAATGCTGTGCTGTTCCCTAGAGGCCAGCCTTTCCCGATTGTAAAATTTCTGACTCTTCAGAGGAGTAGCTTGTTCTATTTGGAAGCATTTTATGCTAATGCCGACGAGCTACCTTCTGGCACATCTGCAAAAATTGGTTCTTTCATG ATTGGCCCATTCAAAGGTTCGCATGGGGAGAAGACAAAGGTTAAAGTCAGAGTTCAATTGAACCTTCATGGCATTGTCGGTGTTGATTCAGCAATG TTAGCAGAGGATAATGCACACACCTCAGTTGCCGGTGAAGATACTTGTCAAAATGCAGAAAGAGTCTATTCAGACACCACTTCTGCTAATGATCAACATGGCCTTGAAAACGGCACCTCTACTTCACATGCTTCT GATCATGGCACtagaagagagagagcaatGAGGAAGCTTGAAGTACCAGTCAACGAGAAAAGAGATGGTGGGATTAGTGAGGCTGATCTCGCTGAATTTAAAGAGAAAGAAGCTCAGTTGGCTGAACAGGACAGGATCATAGAACAGACcaaagagaggaaaaatgCTTTGGAGTCTTATGTTTATGAGACACGGAACAAG CTTCTGAACACGTACCGGAGTTTTGCAAGCAATTCTGAGAGGGAGGGAATCTCAAGGAGCCTGCAGCAGACAGAGGATTGGCTATACGATGAAGGCGATGATGAAACTGAAAATGCTTACAATTCAAAGCTAAAAGACCTAAAGAAG TTGGTTGATCCAATCGAGAACCGGTTCAAGGACGAAGAAGCCAGAGCACAGGCGACAAGAGACCTACTGAACTGCATAGTAGAGTACAGAATGTCCGCGAATTCACTTCCACCAGAGCATAGAGACTTG ATAATTAATGAGTGTGATCGAGCAGAGCAGTGGCTAAGAGAGAGAAGCCAACAACAAGATTCCTTGCCAAAGAATATGGATCCCGTACTATGGTCCAGCGATATCAAGAGTGTGGCTGAAGACCTAAACTC GAAATGCAGGCTTATATGGAATTCGAAGACCCCTTCGACTCTAGAGGATGGGAGAGACTCAGACCCAAACTCTTCTAGGCTCTAG
- the LOC116214094 gene encoding heat shock 70 kDa protein 16 isoform X1 translates to MSVVGFDIGNENCVVAAVKQRGIDVLLNDESKRETAAIVCFGEKQRFLGSAGAASAMMNPKSTISQLKRLIGRRFADPDVQRDLRMLPIETCEGSDGGVLVRIKYAGGTHTFTAVQIMAMLFAHLREVTEKNLEMPVSDCVIGVPSYFTDSQRVAYLNAASIAGLKPLRLIHDCTATALSYGIYKTDFSNRGPTYVAFVDIGHCDTQVCIASFESGQMKILSHCFDCNLGGRDFDEVLFTHFAAQFKQQYHIDVYSNAKASMRLRAACEKLKKVLSANAEAPLNIECLMDEKDVKGNIKREEFEKLASGLLERIAIPCKKAVADSRLSLERIHSVELVGSGSRIPAITRMLASLFEREPRRTLNASECVARGCALQCAMLSPVFRVREYEVQDSIPFSIGFSTNDSVISAGSNAVLFPRGQPFPIVKFLTLQRSSLFYLEAFYANADELPSGTSAKIGSFMIGPFKGSHGEKTKVKVRVQLNLHGIVGVDSAMLAEDNAHTSVAGEDTCQNAERVYSDTTSANDQHGLENGTSTSHASQDHGTRRERAMRKLEVPVNEKRDGGISEADLAEFKEKEAQLAEQDRIIEQTKERKNALESYVYETRNKLLNTYRSFASNSEREGISRSLQQTEDWLYDEGDDETENAYNSKLKDLKKLVDPIENRFKDEEARAQATRDLLNCIVEYRMSANSLPPEHRDLIINECDRAEQWLRERSQQQDSLPKNMDPVLWSSDIKSVAEDLNSKCRLIWNSKTPSTLEDGRDSDPNSSRL, encoded by the exons TGGGTTTGATATAGGGAACGAAAATTGTGTCGTTGCCGCCGTTAAGCAGAGGGGCATCGATGTCTTATTGAACGATGAGTCCAAACGTGAAACTGCGGCAATTGTCTGTTTCGGGGAGAAACAGCGGTTTCTGGGCTCGGCTGGTGCGGCTTCTGCTATGATGAACCCCAAATCGACAATTTCTCAGCTGAAGAGACTGATAGGGCGCAGATTTGCGGACCCAGATGTTCAGAGAGACCTCAGAATGCTTCCCATTGAAACCTGCGAGGGATCAGATGGTGGAGTTTTGGTTAGAATAAAATACGCAGGGGGGACCCACACATTCACCGCAGTGCAGATTATGGCAATGTTGTTCGCCCATTTGAGGGAAGTCACAGAGAAGAATTTGGAAATGCCTGTTTCTGATTGCGTCATTGGGGTACCCTCTTACTTCACGGACTCGCAGAGGGTAGCTTATCTGAATGCCGCATCAATTGCTGGTCTTAAGCCCTTGAGATTGATTCATGATTGTACTGCGACTGCCCTCAGTTATGGAATCTATAAGACTGATTTCTCCAACAGGGGCCCCACATATGTTGCATTTGTGGACATTGGCCACTGCGATACTCAAGTGTGTATTGCTTCATTTGAGTCGGGGCAGATGAAAATCCTCTCTCATTGCTTTGACTGTAACTTAGGGGGAAGGGACTTTGACGAGGTTTTATTCACACATTTTGCTGCGCAATTCAAACAGCAGTATCATATAGATGTCTACTCTAACGCGAAGGCTTCAATGAGGCTAAGGGCAGCCTGCGAGAAGCTGAAAAAGGTTCTAAGTGCAAATGCTGAGGCGCCTCTAAACATCGAATGTTTAATGGATGAGAAGGACGTCAAGGGGAATATTAAGAGGGAGGAGTTCGAGAAGCTCGCATCGGGGTTGCTGGAGAGGATTGCAATTCCCTGTAAGAAGGCTGTAGCTGATTCGAGGTTATCTTTGGAGAGGATCCATTCAGTTGAGCTCGTAGGATCAGGATCAAGAATTCCAGCTATTACTAGAATGTTGGCCTCTCTCTTTGAAAGAGAACCACGCAGAACTTTGAATGCAAGCGAGTGTGTGGCTCGTGGATGTGCCCTTCAATGCGCGATGCTTAGCCCTGTTTTCCGGGTCAGAGAGTATGAG GTGCAGGATTCAATCCCTTTTTCTATCGGGTTCTCCACGAACGACAGTGTGATTTCTGCCGGATCAAATGCTGTGCTGTTCCCTAGAGGCCAGCCTTTCCCGATTGTAAAATTTCTGACTCTTCAGAGGAGTAGCTTGTTCTATTTGGAAGCATTTTATGCTAATGCCGACGAGCTACCTTCTGGCACATCTGCAAAAATTGGTTCTTTCATG ATTGGCCCATTCAAAGGTTCGCATGGGGAGAAGACAAAGGTTAAAGTCAGAGTTCAATTGAACCTTCATGGCATTGTCGGTGTTGATTCAGCAATG TTAGCAGAGGATAATGCACACACCTCAGTTGCCGGTGAAGATACTTGTCAAAATGCAGAAAGAGTCTATTCAGACACCACTTCTGCTAATGATCAACATGGCCTTGAAAACGGCACCTCTACTTCACATGCTTCT CAGGATCATGGCACtagaagagagagagcaatGAGGAAGCTTGAAGTACCAGTCAACGAGAAAAGAGATGGTGGGATTAGTGAGGCTGATCTCGCTGAATTTAAAGAGAAAGAAGCTCAGTTGGCTGAACAGGACAGGATCATAGAACAGACcaaagagaggaaaaatgCTTTGGAGTCTTATGTTTATGAGACACGGAACAAG CTTCTGAACACGTACCGGAGTTTTGCAAGCAATTCTGAGAGGGAGGGAATCTCAAGGAGCCTGCAGCAGACAGAGGATTGGCTATACGATGAAGGCGATGATGAAACTGAAAATGCTTACAATTCAAAGCTAAAAGACCTAAAGAAG TTGGTTGATCCAATCGAGAACCGGTTCAAGGACGAAGAAGCCAGAGCACAGGCGACAAGAGACCTACTGAACTGCATAGTAGAGTACAGAATGTCCGCGAATTCACTTCCACCAGAGCATAGAGACTTG ATAATTAATGAGTGTGATCGAGCAGAGCAGTGGCTAAGAGAGAGAAGCCAACAACAAGATTCCTTGCCAAAGAATATGGATCCCGTACTATGGTCCAGCGATATCAAGAGTGTGGCTGAAGACCTAAACTC GAAATGCAGGCTTATATGGAATTCGAAGACCCCTTCGACTCTAGAGGATGGGAGAGACTCAGACCCAAACTCTTCTAGGCTCTAG